The Daucus carota subsp. sativus chromosome 2, DH1 v3.0, whole genome shotgun sequence genome includes a window with the following:
- the LOC108207330 gene encoding calcium-dependent protein kinase 24, with protein MGTRVSVLHAKTAFLKKSKHKRRRQFSRPVKVLTDASGHDIFSLYKFGKELGRGEFGVTYECENIENGEKMACKKISKNRLKTAIDVQDVRREVDIMRRLPCHPNIVSYKEVFEDKEAIYLVMELCAGGELFDRIVARGHYSERGAALVTKTMLEVVKVCHEHGVMHRDLKPENFLYANQDENAPLKAIDFGLSIFFEPGQLFREIVGSPYYMAPEVLRRNYGAEVDIWSSGVILYILLCGVPPFWAETEQGIAQAIVKGKLTFIRQPWPKVSEDAKQLVKGMLDPNPYSRMTIEEVLGHRWIKNANKVSDIPLGDDVKTRIKQFSLMNKFKKNVLGAVAATLPDEQVQDIKEKFYAWDTDKNGDLTLEELKSGLINNGHDVSNIDVQSLMEAADLDGNGTLNIDEFVTIAVHVQRMSSEEHLKQAFNMFDKNQSGYIEFEELREILFEKHQEPNSDQVAHDIIFDADLDKDGRISYSEFAAMMKTGMDWKMASRQYSRVMLNALSKKILKENPTTKGK; from the exons ATGGGCACTCGTGTCTCTGTATTGCATGCGAAAACCGCCTTCCTGAAAAAATCCAAGCATAAGAGAAGGCGTCAATTTTCACGACCGGTGAAGGTGTTGACAGATGCATCCGGCCATGACATTTTCAGCCTTTATAAATTTGGAAAGGAGCTGGGGAGGGGAGAATTTGGTGTGACATATGAATGTGAGAATATTGAGAATGGGGAGAAGATGGCATGCAAGAAGATATCAAAAAACAGGTTGAAGACCGCGATTGATGTACAAGATGTGAGGAGGGAAGTTGATATCATGAGACGTTTGCCCTGTCATCCAAATATTGTATCATATAAAGAGGTTTTTGAGGATAAAGAGGCTATTTATTTGGTGATGGAGCTTTGTGCGGGTGGTGAGCTCTTTGATAGGATTGTTGCAAGAGGACATTATAGCGAAAGAGGTGCGGCTCTTGTCACAAAAACCATGCTCGAAGTTGTCAAG gtATGCCATGAACATGGTGTGATGCATAGGGACTTGAAGCCTGAAAACTTTTTATATGCAAATCAAGATGAAAATGCTCCTTTAAAAGCAATTGATTTTGGCCTCTCTATATTTTTCGAACCTG GTCAGTTGTTTAGGGAAATTGTGGGAAGCCCATATTACATGGCGCCTGAAGTTCTTCGAAGAAATTATGGAGCGGAAGTAGATATTTGGAGTTCGGGTGTTATtctttatattttgttatgtGGTGTTCCTCCATTCTGGGCAG AAACCGAACAAGGAATTGCACAGGCAATTGTTAAGGGTAAACTAACTTTTATAAGGCAACCCTGGCCTAAGGTTTCCGAGGATGCAAAACAACTTGTCAAGGGTATGCTTGATCCAAATCCCTATAGCCGGATGACCATTGAAGAAGTTCTAG GACACCGATGGATCAAGAATGCCAATAAAGTTTCAGATATTCCTCTCGGGGACGATGTCAAAACAAGAATCAAACAGTTTTCATTAATGAACAAATTCAAGAAGAACGTTTTAGGA GCCGTAGCTGCAACCTTGCCTGACGAACAAGTAcaagatataaaagagaagttTTATGCGTGGGATACCGACAAGAATGGAGATCTGACACTTGAAGAATTAAAATCTGGTCTAATAAACAATGGCCATGATGTTTCTAATATTGATGTTCAGTCGCTAATGGAAGCT GCTGACCTTGATGGGAATGGAACGTTAAACATTGATGAGTTTGTGACAATTGCGGTGCACGTACAAAGGATGAGCAGTGAAGAACACTTGAAACAAGCATTCAACATGTTTGATAAGAACCAAAGTGGGTACATAGAGTTTGAAGAGTTGAGagaaattttgtttgagaaacATCAAGAACCCAATAGTGATCAAGTGGCACATGACATCATATTCGATGCTGATTTAGATAAG GACGGTCGGATCAGCTATTCAGAATTTGCAGCAATGATGAAAACAGGCATGGACTGGAAGATGGCGTCACGGCAGTACTCGAGAGTAATGCTTAATGCACTTAGCAAAAAAATCTTGAAGGAAAACCCCACTACCAAAGGAAAATAG